A stretch of DNA from Roseofilum reptotaenium CS-1145:
GCGGGAAAAATCCCGTAACCAATAGGTGGGTTGTCCCTGATTCGACTCTAAAGGTTCCCGGCGAATAATTTCTGCGTGCCGCTGAGATACCCAGCGTTCGCTAATGACAATATCATTCTCTTCCCGTCTGCCCACTCGCATAAGTCCGCCATGAATCTGCCAAACCTGTGTTGTTTCTTCTACTGAACGTAAGGAGGCAATTGTGCGGGTTTGTTGATGCAAATTGACTGCTGTATCTGGTAATTCAGTAATTCCTTCCGGAGCAGGGACTAATAACTGTCCATCAAAATCTGGATGCATATATAACACCGGAAGTGTCCAGGATGGTTGATTATACTTGTAGAGTGTAATTAAGCGTTGCCGAGCTATAGCGGTAGCTTCATCGATGGGGAAACGCTTGGATAGGGCTTCAGCAAAGGCTTCAATGAAACTGAGCGCTTCTCGATCGGCGATCGCCTCTCGCATTCCTAAAACTGCTGGTATCCCATGATGCAGTAGTACTTCCGCGAAACTACTACGAGGCAGGAGACGATGAGAGTCTCCATCTCTAGGATCATCTACTTCCGTATCTCCCTTCGCACTCCAACAAGTATTCAAAACTGCCAACGTCACTTGTCCTCGAACCAAAACATTGGCAAATTCCCGGCCACTCAGGGTTGTTTCTGGCTGTAAATACAACAGTCCCCCATCCGGAGCCGGGACAGCATGGCCTCCATAAAACACAATGTTGTAGGTCTTCGTTTCCAAAGCCGCAATTAACTGTGCAGGAGTCGGTTGGATCAAGGTATCTACTTTACAGGGAACCGATGAAGTCATTAAACTGGGTAGGGTTTGATGGGGATCGGTACAATTTTCCAGAATTCGAGCTAAGGTTTCTGCTTCTGCTTCCAATTGCAGATCGCTCGGTGTACCCTCAAGCCATTCAGAACCGAAAGTACCCTGACCAACCGTTGCGCCAAAGACTAATAAAATATTCAGTTCCTGATCCGTTCGTTGCGGAGGAAGAGGATCGACATCACTGGTGGTACGACTAAATAACAGGGTAGGAGAAACGGAAATGGCCTGTTTTCCCGCTTGAGATTGCATAATTTCCCAAGGTAAAGGAATTAGATCGGGGTCTCGGATATCGAGGCGGACTCGTAAGGGTTTATTCTGTCCTAAGGCAATGCCTTGACTTTGGGATAAACAGCTTTGAATGGGGCCATCAAAGACCCATTGCCACAAACTAATCCCCAATTGCTGCATTAACCGACTACTATAAGACCCTTTTTCCTCTGGAGAAAAGGGTAAAGTCTCGAATTCTGTTGGATTAGACTCTACAGCCGGAATGGAGAGAGAATAGGAGGGTTGGGAGGGAATTTTAAATAAATCCTGCCATCCTTCCCAAGTGAGGCTGAGAGTATAGGGCCAAATACGGTCATGATGAGTATATCCTCCGGGATAGGAAGCCCGAATTACCCAAATGGCAAAATGGGCGGATTGGTTTCTATCTGGAGAATGAGGTTTACCATTGCCATCAGATGGTGAACAAGCGACCAACCGGGTAATGGCAATACTGAGACAAGGGCAGTCAATTGAAGACATTTAAGAGCCTTGATATTACGGGTTGAGTGTATTCCCTTTCTTCTAGTTTATCGAATTGCTTGGACAGATGGGGGGATTGGGGGATGGGGAGACGGGGATATGGAGACAGGGGGACGCACAGATACGGAGATTACTGATGACCCATTCCCCATAATTTTACGGATTTATGGGACTGGGAGAGGGGGACAGTTGGACGGGTATAGCAGGAGA
This window harbors:
- a CDS encoding CHAT domain-containing protein, whose product is MSSIDCPCLSIAITRLVACSPSDGNGKPHSPDRNQSAHFAIWVIRASYPGGYTHHDRIWPYTLSLTWEGWQDLFKIPSQPSYSLSIPAVESNPTEFETLPFSPEEKGSYSSRLMQQLGISLWQWVFDGPIQSCLSQSQGIALGQNKPLRVRLDIRDPDLIPLPWEIMQSQAGKQAISVSPTLLFSRTTSDVDPLPPQRTDQELNILLVFGATVGQGTFGSEWLEGTPSDLQLEAEAETLARILENCTDPHQTLPSLMTSSVPCKVDTLIQPTPAQLIAALETKTYNIVFYGGHAVPAPDGGLLYLQPETTLSGREFANVLVRGQVTLAVLNTCWSAKGDTEVDDPRDGDSHRLLPRSSFAEVLLHHGIPAVLGMREAIADREALSFIEAFAEALSKRFPIDEATAIARQRLITLYKYNQPSWTLPVLYMHPDFDGQLLVPAPEGITELPDTAVNLHQQTRTIASLRSVEETTQVWQIHGGLMRVGRREENDIVISERWVSQRHAEIIRREPLESNQGQPTYWLRDFSRFGTLVLRAGNWQKIHQQEIPLQSGEKIKFGSSQGQMLEFVIEELMMNYSHSK